A section of the Campylobacter lanienae NCTC 13004 genome encodes:
- a CDS encoding class I SAM-dependent methyltransferase: MDEIIKAQEHSYKLWEQHISNSMLLYPNEYLTRYIYANKRDFNSILDFGCGDGRHLEMIARAGLEHIIGVDYNRSVLDIAQQRCQKYNIKCELYQNNQNKKLNELIKDELDCVVCWGITLTNAYYMTSEIFKQFAKILKPNGKVIANWRAQDDSLYGDGKEIAKDTFIIERDSHKGMLYYIPNLDDIKEIYRGVNLEIISIDSERFTTDNGKIINSWHIIEAKKI, from the coding sequence ATGGATGAGATAATAAAAGCTCAAGAGCACTCATATAAATTATGGGAACAACATATATCTAACTCAATGCTACTATACCCAAATGAGTATTTGACTCGCTATATCTATGCTAATAAAAGAGATTTTAATAGTATATTGGATTTTGGCTGCGGTGATGGAAGGCACTTAGAGATGATAGCTAGGGCTGGACTAGAGCATATAATTGGCGTAGATTATAACCGTTCAGTGCTAGATATAGCTCAGCAAAGATGTCAAAAATATAATATCAAATGCGAGTTATATCAAAATAATCAAAACAAAAAATTAAACGAGCTAATAAAAGATGAGTTAGATTGCGTAGTTTGCTGGGGGATAACCCTTACTAATGCTTATTATATGACAAGTGAGATTTTTAAACAATTTGCTAAAATATTAAAGCCAAATGGCAAGGTGATAGCTAATTGGAGAGCACAAGATGACTCACTATATGGCGATGGCAAAGAGATAGCTAAAGATACATTTATAATTGAGCGTGATAGCCATAAAGGAATGCTATATTATATCCCAAATTTAGATGATATAAAAGAGATTTATAGGGGTGTGAATTTAGAGATTATAAGCATAGATAGCGAGAGATTTACTACTGATAATGGCAAGATTATAAACTCATGGCATATCATAGAAGCCAAAAAAATTTAA
- a CDS encoding flagellin, which produces MKINDYSNSMQNYYLNNAQNSANKALDNISANRAISGSDSANMVIANALLSNANAISQGVSNANDAIGVLQIADGALQNLTNGADRLNELSIRSTSLAMDSNARSAITSEAEALKTSMQDTLNSTSFNGNNIFGSTLNFQTGSSVTTISLNSPNISSIDISSQDSIAAFRDSVNAMRADIGSTQQGLLSNINASITAANSAKASESQLQNNDVVKNLSDLNNANLQLNSTTLAAAHNMSLLAQQVSSLLR; this is translated from the coding sequence ATGAAAATAAATGACTACTCAAATAGTATGCAAAATTACTATTTAAACAACGCTCAAAATAGTGCTAATAAAGCCTTAGATAATATCTCAGCAAATCGTGCTATTAGCGGTAGTGATAGTGCTAATATGGTTATCGCTAATGCGCTTTTAAGTAACGCTAACGCCATCTCTCAAGGCGTTAGCAATGCAAATGACGCAATTGGGGTTTTACAAATCGCTGATGGAGCATTACAAAATTTAACAAATGGGGCTGATAGATTGAATGAGCTTTCGATTCGCTCAACTAGCCTAGCGATGGATAGCAACGCAAGATCAGCTATCACAAGCGAAGCCGAAGCGCTCAAAACCTCTATGCAAGATACCTTGAACTCAACTAGCTTTAATGGTAATAATATCTTTGGCTCAACTCTGAATTTTCAAACTGGTAGCTCTGTAACTACAATATCGCTAAATAGTCCAAATATTAGCTCAATTGATATTAGCTCTCAAGATAGCATAGCTGCTTTTAGAGATAGCGTTAATGCTATGAGAGCTGACATTGGTAGTACTCAGCAAGGTCTTTTGAGTAATATTAATGCTAGTATCACAGCGGCAAATTCAGCCAAAGCTAGTGAATCACAGCTGCAAAATAACGATGTAGTAAAAAATTTAAGTGATTTAAATAACGCAAATTTACAGCTCAATAGCACGACTTTGGCGGCTGCTCACAATATGAGCTTATTAGCTCAACAAGTTTCATCGCTACTAAGATAA
- a CDS encoding TonB-dependent receptor plug domain-containing protein — MFNRFFSVAAATALGLSLSNANESAVLDKSVVSASGFAQSIKDAPATISIIDGDEIQNRPIRDLGDIVQDVPGVSTEISKTGSSAIKMRGMASKYTLILVDGKRINMDAAFDGNGFDSTSGFLPPVSMIEKVEIIRGPASLIYGSDAMGGVITI; from the coding sequence ATGTTCAATAGATTTTTTTCAGTAGCTGCTGCTACTGCTTTAGGTCTTAGTCTATCTAATGCTAATGAGAGTGCGGTATTAGATAAATCTGTTGTTTCAGCGAGCGGATTTGCTCAAAGTATCAAAGACGCCCCAGCGACAATTAGCATTATCGATGGCGATGAAATTCAAAATCGCCCCATAAGAGACCTAGGTGATATCGTCCAAGATGTCCCAGGAGTTAGCACCGAGATTAGCAAAACCGGCTCTTCAGCTATAAAAATGCGTGGTATGGCTAGTAAATATACCCTGATATTAGTAGATGGCAAACGAATCAATATGGATGCGGCCTTTGATGGTAATGGATTTGACTCTACTAGCGGATTTTTGCCTCCGGTTTCTATGATAGAAAAAGTTGAGATAATCCGTGGCCCAGCATCGCTCATATATGGTTCAGATGCGATGGGTGGGGTTATCACAATATAA
- a CDS encoding ATP-grasp domain-containing protein, with product MNIQNKIALVIGASIESLIAIRYAKNLGLKVVAFDGDESALGLKEADISYIVDITKPELIISKLKRDGLTPSLILPVPIGRSIVSIGALNEYYHLDGFGYKIADICSDKLKFASALVDNGGGLGSLRDIKFDIFDPNLNHNKLKFPLIIKPRFGSGSKDTMVISNLDELKNIAKNIKFTKMDFLIEEFIDGLEYGIDAVIINGEFHHILSRQKLLTPLPYRQAIGYISIDEIPSISSYIQKVITKLNIDNCLLHADIIIKDNRAFIIELSTRPSGHYLSKFIEITTGINPTKEWINKSLNLPYNFKPKFRKNTIIRYFDFEGDWIAADFDLLKDSLGIVDYRCEINSTLPKVIDGSTIMDRGYAIIQTNSKEQSLINTQKLISNFKRKIDG from the coding sequence TTGAATATCCAAAATAAAATCGCCCTAGTAATCGGAGCTAGTATTGAGAGCTTGATAGCTATAAGATACGCTAAAAATCTTGGCTTAAAGGTTGTGGCATTTGATGGAGATGAAAGTGCCTTAGGGTTAAAAGAAGCCGATATTTCATATATAGTTGATATCACAAAACCAGAGCTTATAATCTCTAAATTAAAAAGAGATGGACTAACTCCAAGCTTAATTTTACCTGTGCCTATCGGGCGATCTATTGTTAGTATAGGTGCTTTAAATGAGTATTATCATTTAGATGGTTTTGGCTATAAAATCGCTGATATTTGCTCTGATAAGCTCAAATTTGCTAGTGCTTTAGTAGATAATGGGGGGGGGTTAGGCTCTTTAAGAGATATAAAATTTGATATATTTGATCCAAATTTAAATCACAATAAGCTTAAATTTCCACTAATAATCAAGCCAAGATTTGGCAGTGGTAGCAAAGATACGATGGTTATTTCTAATCTTGATGAGCTTAAAAATATCGCTAAAAATATTAAATTTACTAAAATGGATTTTTTAATCGAAGAGTTTATAGATGGCTTAGAGTATGGGATTGACGCTGTTATTATCAATGGCGAATTTCATCATATCTTATCAAGACAAAAGCTATTAACCCCACTCCCATATAGACAAGCTATAGGGTATATTAGCATAGATGAAATACCATCCATTAGTAGCTATATCCAAAAGGTTATAACCAAATTAAATATAGATAATTGTTTATTACACGCTGATATAATAATCAAAGATAATAGAGCATTTATCATAGAGCTATCTACTCGCCCAAGCGGGCATTATCTAAGTAAATTTATAGAGATTACAACTGGGATAAATCCTACAAAAGAGTGGATAAATAAAAGCCTAAATCTACCATATAACTTCAAACCAAAATTTAGAAAAAATACAATAATACGCTATTTTGATTTTGAAGGCGACTGGATAGCGGCCGATTTTGACTTGCTTAAAGATAGCTTAGGGATTGTAGATTATAGGTGCGAAATTAATTCGACACTACCAAAAGTTATAGATGGCTCTACCATAATGGATAGAGGCTATGCGATAATACAAACCAACTCAAAGGAGCAATCACTCATAAACACACAAAAATTAATATCAAATTTTAAAAGGAAAATAGATGGATGA
- a CDS encoding ABC transporter substrate-binding protein, which translates to MNRRYALGFLAGFLALSATKSVANSKFKKGIKIGYLPICDHLIIIAKDIFSSDEFDIVPIKFANWADLSEALRAKAVDGAFLLAPLGLMLRGSGVDIKAIMAAHKNGSSLVVNNSIKTINELEGKNIAIPSRFSSHYYILHKLLSKNNIKVNLVDMAPTEMPFALLTNRIDGYIVAEPFGKLGVQRGARNLILSKDITPNHICCLLNYSSELANSKVANQLTKAFKLAANFIEKNHSEAAIIGSKILAQDTDIINKIIGEKIVSYSDLKINKEDLINLKEFLISQNLANDGLKNLDIDSYLVEQV; encoded by the coding sequence ATGAATAGAAGATATGCACTTGGATTTTTAGCTGGTTTTTTGGCTCTTAGTGCGACTAAGAGTGTGGCAAATTCTAAATTTAAAAAAGGTATTAAGATAGGATATCTGCCGATTTGCGATCATTTGATTATAATCGCTAAAGATATCTTTAGTAGTGATGAGTTTGATATTGTTCCTATTAAATTTGCTAATTGGGCGGATTTGAGCGAGGCTCTAAGGGCTAAAGCAGTTGATGGGGCGTTTCTATTAGCTCCGCTTGGGCTTATGCTAAGAGGTAGTGGCGTAGATATCAAAGCCATTATGGCCGCACACAAAAACGGCTCATCTTTGGTGGTAAATAACAGCATTAAGACAATCAATGAATTAGAAGGCAAAAATATAGCAATTCCATCTAGATTTTCTAGCCACTACTATATCTTACACAAGCTTTTAAGCAAGAATAATATAAAAGTAAATTTAGTAGATATGGCACCTACTGAGATGCCTTTTGCCTTGCTAACAAATAGAATTGATGGATATATCGTTGCTGAACCTTTTGGTAAGCTTGGCGTCCAAAGGGGAGCTAGAAATTTGATATTAAGCAAAGATATCACGCCTAATCACATCTGCTGTTTGCTTAATTATTCTAGCGAGTTAGCAAATTCCAAAGTAGCAAATCAGCTAACTAAAGCATTTAAATTAGCAGCAAATTTTATAGAAAAAAACCATAGTGAAGCTGCTATTATAGGATCAAAAATTTTAGCTCAAGATACAGATATTATAAATAAAATAATCGGTGAAAAAATCGTATCATATAGCGATTTAAAGATAAATAAAGAAGATCTAATAAACCTAAAAGAGTTTTTGATATCTCAAAATTTAGCAAATGATGGGCTAAAAAATTTAGATATAGATAGTTATTTAGTGGAGCAAGTATGA
- a CDS encoding ABC transporter permease translates to MKYIYQSIVLAFAILIWHIFSSELIPSPMQVLDAFRLIIDNNSLQIGIIDSLYRYGIGLILGVIFGVFVGFIFGFNPKFASAFDPLFNLLRPISPIAWVPMVLIIFGIGDLPTIFIIAYSVFFPMVLLSTKAIRDVPSELIIVAKNFGASRWQILKSVIFPSSFLSLISSLKLAAALAWINLVVGEMLGAQTGLGYIIIDSRNQLRIDILIATIITIGIIGMIINALFGYIEKVVSRKYGYDRN, encoded by the coding sequence ATGAAATATATTTATCAAAGTATAGTTTTAGCTTTTGCTATATTAATATGGCATATATTTAGCTCTGAGCTAATTCCATCGCCTATGCAAGTTTTAGACGCATTTAGGCTAATAATAGATAATAATAGCTTACAAATTGGAATTATAGATTCGCTATATAGATATGGTATTGGGCTTATTTTGGGTGTGATTTTTGGTGTTTTTGTTGGCTTTATATTTGGGTTTAATCCCAAATTTGCTAGCGCCTTTGATCCGCTATTTAACCTTTTACGCCCTATTTCGCCTATAGCGTGGGTTCCTATGGTTTTAATAATATTTGGTATTGGCGATTTGCCAACTATATTTATCATAGCTTATTCTGTATTTTTCCCTATGGTTTTGCTCTCTACAAAAGCTATTAGAGATGTTCCAAGTGAGCTAATTATCGTGGCTAAAAACTTTGGCGCATCAAGGTGGCAAATCTTAAAAAGCGTTATATTTCCATCTAGCTTTTTATCTTTGATATCTAGCCTTAAATTAGCTGCAGCTTTGGCATGGATAAATTTAGTTGTTGGCGAGATGCTAGGGGCTCAAACTGGTCTTGGATATATCATCATAGATAGCAGAAATCAGCTTAGAATCGATATCTTAATAGCCACTATCATAACTATCGGTATAATAGGTATGATTATCAATGCTCTATTTGGTTATATAGAAAAAGTAGTATCAAGGAAGTATGGCTATGATAGAAATTAG
- a CDS encoding ABC transporter ATP-binding protein: MIEISNLKKSFKDICVLHDINLRVENGEFCVLLGASGSGKSTILKILSSLESFDGGSIKFDNSEFKNQIPSSKDRQIIMQHYSLMPWLNAEDNIKFALKCSGIKDKNQIDKISKKYLSLVGLGNISKKYPHSLSGGQCQRVAIARALALDPQVLFLDEPFSALDPVVRANLQTELKELTKNKQVIFVTHDIDEAILLGDKIVILHNGEIIKEIKNPKFTPNTPKYFELKSIIYKLINGEIENIEYMI, encoded by the coding sequence ATGATAGAAATTAGCAATTTAAAAAAATCTTTTAAGGATATTTGCGTTTTACACGATATAAATTTGCGTGTTGAAAATGGCGAATTTTGTGTTCTTTTAGGAGCTAGTGGGAGTGGCAAAAGCACGATTTTGAAGATATTAAGCTCTCTTGAAAGTTTCGATGGTGGGAGCATTAAATTTGATAATTCTGAGTTCAAAAATCAAATCCCAAGCTCCAAAGATCGCCAAATAATAATGCAACACTACTCACTAATGCCATGGCTAAACGCAGAAGACAATATCAAATTCGCTCTTAAATGCTCTGGGATAAAAGATAAAAATCAGATTGATAAGATATCAAAAAAATATCTTAGCTTAGTTGGACTTGGAAATATATCTAAAAAATATCCCCACTCATTAAGTGGCGGTCAATGCCAAAGAGTAGCGATAGCTAGGGCTTTAGCTCTTGATCCGCAGGTGCTATTTTTAGATGAGCCTTTTAGTGCTTTAGACCCAGTTGTTAGAGCAAATTTACAAACCGAGCTTAAAGAATTAACTAAAAATAAGCAAGTTATATTTGTCACTCATGATATTGATGAGGCTATACTTTTAGGTGATAAGATAGTTATTTTACACAATGGCGAGATAATAAAAGAGATCAAAAATCCTAAATTTACCCCAAATACTCCAAAATATTTTGAGCTAAAATCTATAATATATAAGCTAATTAATGGCGAAATAGAAAATATAGAATATATGATATAA